The genomic window TTAAACTATAATCTTACAGATGCATTACTTACCAAAAATTATCCACTAGCTAACAGAGCTTTAGCGGAGATGTACTATGAAGATAATATCAACTTATTTTTAAATGAAGAATTTATAATTGAAAATCTATTTGACAAGCAAGAGTTAGTTCAGAATGTATCAGCACTACTTCTTAAAAATATTGAATATTACGACTTAGATAACATTGTCTTTTTTGTTAGAAACTGGCTTTCCAAACCTGATTTACTATCGGAAAAAGCACAAAAAAACCTGTTAAATCTATATACAATTACCGCCAAAAGATTGCTTGCCAATTGGGATACTTCTACCGAAGATTTTTCTAAGGTTTTACACCCTGAAAAAGTTGAACCGCTTTTTAAAAATTATAAGACCACTAACAAGACCAACCCTTTGTTTCTTAATTTTCATATGGCTAGTATTGAATATTATGCGCAAATCAATTTCAGTCCAAAAATTAGAGTATCCTTTGATTTTATAGCTGATTATTTCAAAAAACAATCAAAAAGTATTAAGGATGATACCGATTTAGGGTTGTTTTTTAATAGCTGGAGTATGTATCCTATGACTATTGAAAGTCTTATGCGCAGATTACATACTAAAAGATTGGATGAAGACTCTGCATTTTTGCTCGCAAAAACATACGCTGCTTATAAAATGGATTACCACCCTAACATTACTTTGAAAATAAATAAGCAAGCTATACTATTTAATAAAGAAAGATGGTGCTCCTGGATTACTAAGGATTTTCAGAATTTAAGAAATGAAGACATTAAAGATCTTTACTGTACAACTTGTAATAAAAACTAAAGTCATTTTTCACTTGAAGACTTATTGATTGTAAAAAGCATTTCTAACCGATATCAACAACTTGTTAATAGAATTGAGTTCTGGCTTTTCTTGTAAGCTAGAGTTTTGATAGACTTCATCTAAACCTTCTCTAATAATTTCCGCTTTTGCGACCAACTCATCATATTCAAATTCTGCATTTTTAATGGCTAATAAATCGTCTCTGTCTAGTCGTTCTACATTAATTTCGCCAGACTCTCCAATTTCTTTTGCCATTTGCAATAGCCTAAACGTATGCATCATGTTTTTAGCATCATAATTTTTATCATGAGAGATGTTGTTTTTGTAACGTTCTTCATTGCGTTTGCCTACCCAAGACCAATACTCTTTGTACTTTTTGCAATAGGTAGAATAGCCATCTAAATTAAAATAAAGCATAGCTAAAGGTAATTCTTCTTTAGGTATAGAGCTTAGGCATACTTCATTTGCGTTAGGTCTAGCTACACCTTTATAATTTAAAGATTTATTATAAAACAGATTATAACAATCTTTCATTTTTGAAATCTTAGCTAGTCCACAATAGTGACTTTTTAAACCATTTTCATTTAAAAACTGTTTTAGTGGAATTGATTTTTTGCCATCTAACACCAAACAGAAGTCTTCAACAGATTTACGTTCTTTCTCTACAGGATTCACAATTTTTTTATTCAGACCTCGCGCCTTTTTTATTTGTGTAAATGCATAATTGGCAAAAGTGTTTTTACACAGCTTTGATAAAAACAATTCTGTTTTTATGGTATCAAAAATAGGATGCTTGTACAACACGCAACGCTCTGGCACATTGAGAAGCTCTAATATGTTTGGGTTGTTTTTAGAACATAACTCAATGAACTTTCGCAACTCATAATAGACAATATCATTAGATTCATTGTTTACCTGACCAACATAGTCTAAAGAGTAAAATTGCTCTTTAGGAAGAATGAACACACCTCTAATATCAGTATCTGATGTAGGTGTGTCCAATCCATAAGCTCTACTGCCACTTATGCTCTCAAAAATAATATGTTCAGATGTTTTTAATTCTTCTAAAGTCATGATTTCAAAGTTTTTAAAAACAAATGGTTAAAATCAGTTGGATTAGGTTTTTTATTCACCAATTGATTTTTCGCACTATTATTTTCGTTTACAATAGCTTTAACCAGATGTATTAATTCTGATTCTACAGGATCGTTGCTTTTTTCGATACGTTTACTCTTCAAATCTATTAACTCATCTAGTTTTGAATGGTAGGTTGAATCTATTAAAGTATACATTTCTTTAAATAATACTGGAGGTATACTTTCATTCTTATAGATCCAATTGGCACAAAGTGCTGTACGTATCGCATAAAAGAAACTCTTTAAAGTCATTTTTTCTGAACCTAGCGTTTCTTCAAAATTTTTGCTCATACTATGAAAATGATAAAACCCAGAAACAGGATTAAAGTTCTCATTTGCTAATTGTCTCATGTCATTCAAGAAATCATAATCTGCCTTATACACAATTGGTGAAAACAACCACCCTGTAAAAGAAGCATTTGATTTAGCTAGTAAACGCAGTGCTTTTCTAACATCCCAACCCGAACCATCCAACAAATCATTATCAGTCATAAATCGTATGGAATCTTTTTGGTCCCAAAGGTTAAGATACCAGTCTTTTTTATGCTTGTAAACAAAGCGTATATCGTAATCAGAGTCTGGTGAAGCAAAACCCCAAGCTCTACTTCCAGATTCTACTGCAAATAAGATTTCTATGTTTTTGTCTCGCTCTATTTCGGAGAGCTTGTTTAGTATTTTAGTTTTCACAAGTTCTTGTACTTTTTAATTCTGATTTAGGGTCATACTTTCTGCATGAAACAACATTTTGTATAGTATATTCTTTGTTATTAACATCGATTGCTATAATTTTTAAATAGATAGTATTAAGTAACCGTTTGTCTACATTGAGATTATTGCAAGACGCTATAATTTTCACAGATTTAAAAAAATTACCGTCAACATCTTTTCCTTTTAGTTTGTCAAATAATATTTGAGAATAACACGATATTCTGTAATAAAACTCCTCTTCTTTAGGGGAAATATTCTTGTTTATTAAGTCAATTTCAACTTCGTTAACTTTTTTATTGATCATCAATGTATATATCTTTCCAATTCCCCAATAACCATTCACATCATTATTGCGACTTATGAATGAGTTTAATATCCCGTTCAAAATATTTTTAATGTTTGATTTTCTACTCATTTCTTAGGTTGATTTAATATTTGAAACAAAGCTCATAATCTATTACGCAATAGTTTTGCGTATAAAATATTTTATTCTAAATTCAAAGAAAATTTCAAAACATGCCCATCAATAAAAATGCATTAATCCGATATAAAACCATTGATAAATGTCTTCAGAACAACTACAAACAATGGACACTTAATGATTTGATAGAGGCTTGTTCGGATGCGCTTTATGAATATGAAGGAAAAGATATAGATGTCAGCAAACGTACTGTTCAGCTCGATATTCAAATGATGCGAAGCGATAAACTGGGTTACAATGCGCCAATTGTGGTTTATGATAGAAAGTATTACAAATATGAAGACCCAGACTATAGTATTGTAAACATACCTGTAACAGACAAGGATGTTAAGGTGATGAACGAAGCCATACAGGTGCTTCGGCAGTTTAAAGACTTCTCATTATTTAAAGAAATGGATGGTGTTTTACAGCGTTTGGAAGATTCGGTTTATGCATCCCAAAAGAACAATAGAGCGATCATTCATTTAGACAAAAATGAACAACTAAAAGGCTTAGAATTTATAGATGTCATTTACGAAGCTATTCAAAATAAAAAGGTAATTGAAGTTACCTATCAATCTTTTAACGCTAGGAAATCTAGCACTATGAAAGTTCATCCTCAGTTACTAAAAGAATTTAACAATCGCTGGTTTGTTTTAGCAACACACAAAGGCAAATTCATCACGTTGGCCTTAGATAGAATTATAAAAATTGAAATTATAGATGACTTAGAATACTTAGATTTAGAAGTGAATGGCGACGAGTATTACAAAGAAGTAGTTGGTGTAACGGTATCAAATTCTAGAGCGCAACGTGTACAATTTTGGATTGATAAAAAGAATGCACCATACGTAATTACCAAACCCTTCCATGCTTCTCAACGTACTATAGAAACTAGAGATGACGGTACCATTTTTAATATTTTGGTACAAGTCAACTTTGAATTAGAACGTTTGATTTTAGGCTTTGGTGATAGTATTGAAGTCTTAAAACCTTTAAAGCTTAGAGAGCGTATGCAGAAAAAATTAAGAACCGCAATAAGCAACTATGCACCTAAGGAAATATAAGCAACTTCAAATTAGATTAAATATGAATAACCAATATGGTGAACTATTAACTTCCTTTTAAGTTATTAGTTATTATTTTTATAGAAAACTAAAGGGTTATGTTATCAAAATCAATAGAAGCAGCATTAAATAAACAAATACGTATTGAGGCTGAGTCGTCTCAAGTTTATCTAGCAATGGCTGTTTGGGCCGAAGTAAAAGGACTAGAAGGCATCTCAAATTTTATGTACGATCAGTCTGATGAAGAGCGTGAGCATATGCTAAAACTTGTAAAGTTTGTTAACGAGCGTGGAGGCCATGCTCATATTTCAGAATTAAATGCGCCTAATGTGACCTTTAATTCGTTTCAGGAAATGTTTCAAAAGCTATTAGAACATGAAGTTTTTGTGTCTGAGAGCATTAATGAGCTTGTTCATATTTCTTTACAAGAAAAAGACTATGCTACACACAACTTTTTACAGTGGTATGTTGCTGAACAAATAGAAGAAGAGGCTGTAGCTAGGACCATTTTAGATAAAATAAATATGATTGGAGATGATAAAGGTGGACTTTATTTATTTGACAGAGATATACAACAACTAACGGTAAGCTCTGCTGCCCAGACACCTGGCGCTGGTATCTAATTGTTAAAGTTTATTTAGAATAAATTAAAATAGTTATTTTTGCGCATTGATTTATACATCAGTATGGGCAAAAAGAAGAAAGACAAAAAGCTTAAAAAAGAACGCATTAAAGTTCTTGAAACCTCTGGTTTTGATACATTAGGTAAAGTAAAGTCTAAATGCTGTAAGAAATACAAGAAGGCAGAACACAAACGTTGTAAAAAATGCCCTTGTTTTGATCTTCTAAAAAAAGTAGCTTAAAATATTTCTCTTTGTAATGTTTAAGTGTATATGTAGACTTACATACACATGAAATATACATTTAAGGAATTCTCCACAGGCGCAATCTTTAATATTGGTAACTCTGACATCCTACAACCGCTAAAAAAAGCACAACAAATAAATCTCTATACTTTTATTTGGGCAAACTCCAATCCTGTAGAACTTGTTATTGATAGTATACCCTTTACGCTGCCGCCAAACCATATTTTAGCACTTACGCCAATACAATACATACAGTATATTGGTGGTAATGATGCGATTTTATATCAATTTAACAGAGAGTTTTACTGTATAAAAGATCATGATCACGAAGTAAGCTGTGCTGGAATGTTATTTTTTGGGAATATTAATATCCCAATAATTAGTCTTGATGAAAAAGAACAGCAGAAATACAAAACACTTCATGAGGTTTTTATAGACGAACTTGAAACTAAAGACAACATACAAGCCGAAATGCTCAGAATGTTAATGGGCAGGTTTATTATAAAAAGCACTAGGTTGTTAAAGGCAAAAGAAGGCATTAATGAAACACCAAAAAGTTCTAAAGTAGATTTACTTAGAGCTTTCAATGTATTAGTGGAGCAGCATTTTAAAGAGGAACACAGTGTGGCTTTCTATGCTGAAAAGCTTTTTAAGTCTCCCAAAACTCTTTCTAATAATTTTGCAAAACTCAATCATAGCCCACTTCAAATTATACATGAACGTATTATTTTAGAGACCAAACGCCTTCTCACCTACACTGACAAATCTGCCAAGGAAATTGCTTACGAAGTTGGCTTTGAAGACGCTTCGCACCTTAGCCGATTATTCAAAAAGCACACATCTCAATCTCCATCAGAATTCAAAAAAGTACTCAAATCTATTGCTTAGGAAATATTGACAAGGCAATGGGCAAATTCTTCATTCTACTTCCCCTCTCCTAACCTCATCTTTGTATCATAATTTTAAACACACAAAAGATGAAACATTCAATTAAATCTATATTCAATCTTATTGAAATATTTTCAAAAAGCCCTAAACGCATTACAACAAGCACATTATCTAACACACATTGCGAGCACGAGCAATTGCACGATTATTACTGTGACGCAGAGAAACCTCACATTAATCCTTAAGGAAATAATGACATGCATAAGGGAATTATTTTCATTCTATTACTTCCCTTACTACTGCAACTTTATACCATCAAAAAACAAATAATAATCGCTGAAATTATTCAGCATAAAAATTAAAAATTATGAACACATTTAATGTACCAACAAGAGAAGATGTAAGTACTAACAATCAAGCAATTTTTGACAACCTAAAAAAAGGTTTAGGATTTGTACCTAACCTATTTGCAACTTTTGCCCATAGTGACACTGCCTTAGAGAATTACCTGAATTTTTCTAACGCTAAAACATCGTTGTCTGCCAAAGAAAGAGAAGTTGTAAACCTTGCTGTCAGTCAAGTAAATAATTGTATTTATTGTTTATCTGCACATACTGCAATTGGAAAAATGAACGGTTTTACAGACGAGCAGATTTTAGAGTTAAGAGGAGGTTATTCTTCTGTAAACAACAAACTAGACGCACTGGCAAAATTAGCTAAGAATGTTACCGAAAATAGAGGACGTACTGATACAGATGTTATAGAAAACTTCTTTAACGCAGGATATACAAAAGCTAATTTGATAGACACTATTTCTTTAGTAGGAGACAAAACCATATCTAATTATGTACACAGTACTACGCAAGTAGCCGTAGACTTTCCTGAAGCACAGCCATTAGAAACCCAAACTGTATAACAGTGGTATTTTTAAATTATTAAGTTTAAAGCGCGACTTTCTTTAAAGTCGCGTTACTTTTTTACAAAAGTCACACCTTTAAAAACAACTATTTTTTATATAAAAATTTAAAAAAATGTCATCATTTATAAATAGTCACACTATTTTTATGCAAAAACAAATCTGATAACTAAATAGATTTCGTTTTTATTTGTTTAGCAAGACAATTTTTTATGATAGCATCAGATCAATGGGTAACCTACATGTGCATTCTATTAGCAGTATATGCTATTGTTATTCTATATTTTGTAATCCGTGGAGCTCGAAAAAACACAGACATTAAAGACTACGCTGTAGGCAATTTAGGATTTCCTGCTTGGGTAGTTGGTTTGTCTTTAGCTGCTTCTATGACTAGTGCAGCTACATTTATTATTAATCCTGGTTTTATTGCACTGTATGGGTTTTCTGGCATTATTTCTTTTGCTCTCGTCTTACCTATTGCTGCTTTTATTTCGCTAATTGTTTTCACTAAAGGCTTTGTAAAGCAAGGTAATGCCGTAAAAGCTACAACCATGGCACAGTGGATTGGTAAACGCTACAACAGCAAGAATTACGCCTTCTTCTTTGCGATTATCGCTATGCTTCTAATCACATTTATCGTACTCATTAATGTTGGATTAACCCAAGTTATTTCTAAAGCACTTAATGCAGACCCATTTTATGTGTTGCTGTCTATAACAGTGTTTGTATTTGGTTACATGATGTTTGGAGGAGCTAATTCTATGGTGTACACCAACACCATCCAAGCTATAATTATGTTTATAGTTGCACTAATTTTAATAGGTTCTGGTTGGGAATATTTTTCTGATGGTATTAGCGGTATCGTAGAAAAACTCAATACAATTGATCCTAACTTAACTAAACCAACCAACAAAACAAGTTTTTTATTTAGAGATTATTTTGAAATTATAATTACTCAAATAGTCATTGGTGTGGCAATTGTATGCCAACCACACATTATAACAAAATCACTATTACTTAAAGACTCTAGCAAAATAAACACCTATTTAGCTAGTGGAATCATTTTTATGATTGTATTCTTTTTAGTTGTGGTCGTTGGACTCTATGCTAGAATTAGTTTTCCTGATTTTATGGTAAATGGCAACAAACTAAAAATGGACGAAATAATACCAACATACGTCGTTACAAAATTCTCAGTTGGTGTTGGGCTAATTATTGTTGTGGGCTTAATTTCTGCCGGACTTTCAACTTTAGAAAGTTTAATTCAATCCTTATCTATAACAATTACATCAGATATTATCGATCCTGTTTCAAAAGGAACCTTAGGAAACAAAACTATAATGGTGAATAAAATAGTCATTATCGGTTTGGCCATTGTAAGCTTTGTTTTAAGCTGGCAACAAATAAAATCGCCTGATGTAAGTGTTGCTATTTTTGCACAAAATGGTGTCTATGCCTATTTTGCTGCTGCTTTTGTTCCTGTATTGTTTGGTACGTTTTTAAAAAACGTTAGTACGCGCTCGGTATTTATTGCCAGTATCACAGCAATTGTCGTTCACTTTGGTATTTACTACGGAAGATTAACACCATACATGCAAGAACCTGTAAACAATCCTGGAGTATCAGCGGCTATAGGAATTGTTTCTTCATTAATTATAGGATTTGTATTTTACAGACTAGATTTAAATAAACAACGTGAATACTCTAGATTGGACAGCTAAATGGGCAGATTACACGCCAGATAAAATTGCCGTCACCTCTTACGACAGTGGTGAGCAATATTCCTTTAGCGACCTTAACAATTATGCCAATCGCTTAGTAGAAAAATTTAAAAAAATAGGTCTGCAAGAAGGTAATAGAATCGCCATTTTAGCAGAACATAGCTTAGAATACATTGTATTATTTGTAGCTTGTCAACGCCTCGGCATCATATTAGTCCCTTTAAATTACAGGTTTTCTGTAAATGAAATTCAGAAACTAATTTTAGACTGTACACCTAGCCTTTTTATATACAGCTCTAATCATTTTGAAAAATTTGAAGAGCTCAATATCACGAGCAACCATATTTTCAATATTAAAGATATAAGACATTTTTATCTCGATGACACTATAAATATTGAACCAAGAAGCTATAAGATAAAAGAAAATAATCCATTATTTATTTTTTATACTTCTGGCACAACAGGAAGACCAAAAGGTGTAATTTACACCAACAAAATGCTGTTTTGGAATAGCCTAAA from Winogradskyella sp. MH6 includes these protein-coding regions:
- a CDS encoding nucleotidyltransferase domain-containing protein; translation: MTLEELKTSEHIIFESISGSRAYGLDTPTSDTDIRGVFILPKEQFYSLDYVGQVNNESNDIVYYELRKFIELCSKNNPNILELLNVPERCVLYKHPIFDTIKTELFLSKLCKNTFANYAFTQIKKARGLNKKIVNPVEKERKSVEDFCLVLDGKKSIPLKQFLNENGLKSHYCGLAKISKMKDCYNLFYNKSLNYKGVARPNANEVCLSSIPKEELPLAMLYFNLDGYSTYCKKYKEYWSWVGKRNEERYKNNISHDKNYDAKNMMHTFRLLQMAKEIGESGEINVERLDRDDLLAIKNAEFEYDELVAKAEIIREGLDEVYQNSSLQEKPELNSINKLLISVRNAFYNQ
- a CDS encoding nucleotidyltransferase domain-containing protein, which produces MKTKILNKLSEIERDKNIEILFAVESGSRAWGFASPDSDYDIRFVYKHKKDWYLNLWDQKDSIRFMTDNDLLDGSGWDVRKALRLLAKSNASFTGWLFSPIVYKADYDFLNDMRQLANENFNPVSGFYHFHSMSKNFEETLGSEKMTLKSFFYAIRTALCANWIYKNESIPPVLFKEMYTLIDSTYHSKLDELIDLKSKRIEKSNDPVESELIHLVKAIVNENNSAKNQLVNKKPNPTDFNHLFLKTLKS
- a CDS encoding helix-turn-helix transcriptional regulator encodes the protein MPINKNALIRYKTIDKCLQNNYKQWTLNDLIEACSDALYEYEGKDIDVSKRTVQLDIQMMRSDKLGYNAPIVVYDRKYYKYEDPDYSIVNIPVTDKDVKVMNEAIQVLRQFKDFSLFKEMDGVLQRLEDSVYASQKNNRAIIHLDKNEQLKGLEFIDVIYEAIQNKKVIEVTYQSFNARKSSTMKVHPQLLKEFNNRWFVLATHKGKFITLALDRIIKIEIIDDLEYLDLEVNGDEYYKEVVGVTVSNSRAQRVQFWIDKKNAPYVITKPFHASQRTIETRDDGTIFNILVQVNFELERLILGFGDSIEVLKPLKLRERMQKKLRTAISNYAPKEI
- a CDS encoding ferritin, yielding MLSKSIEAALNKQIRIEAESSQVYLAMAVWAEVKGLEGISNFMYDQSDEEREHMLKLVKFVNERGGHAHISELNAPNVTFNSFQEMFQKLLEHEVFVSESINELVHISLQEKDYATHNFLQWYVAEQIEEEAVARTILDKINMIGDDKGGLYLFDRDIQQLTVSSAAQTPGAGI
- a CDS encoding helix-turn-helix domain-containing protein, producing MKYTFKEFSTGAIFNIGNSDILQPLKKAQQINLYTFIWANSNPVELVIDSIPFTLPPNHILALTPIQYIQYIGGNDAILYQFNREFYCIKDHDHEVSCAGMLFFGNINIPIISLDEKEQQKYKTLHEVFIDELETKDNIQAEMLRMLMGRFIIKSTRLLKAKEGINETPKSSKVDLLRAFNVLVEQHFKEEHSVAFYAEKLFKSPKTLSNNFAKLNHSPLQIIHERIILETKRLLTYTDKSAKEIAYEVGFEDASHLSRLFKKHTSQSPSEFKKVLKSIA
- a CDS encoding carboxymuconolactone decarboxylase family protein, which produces MNTFNVPTREDVSTNNQAIFDNLKKGLGFVPNLFATFAHSDTALENYLNFSNAKTSLSAKEREVVNLAVSQVNNCIYCLSAHTAIGKMNGFTDEQILELRGGYSSVNNKLDALAKLAKNVTENRGRTDTDVIENFFNAGYTKANLIDTISLVGDKTISNYVHSTTQVAVDFPEAQPLETQTV
- a CDS encoding sodium:solute symporter family transporter, giving the protein MIASDQWVTYMCILLAVYAIVILYFVIRGARKNTDIKDYAVGNLGFPAWVVGLSLAASMTSAATFIINPGFIALYGFSGIISFALVLPIAAFISLIVFTKGFVKQGNAVKATTMAQWIGKRYNSKNYAFFFAIIAMLLITFIVLINVGLTQVISKALNADPFYVLLSITVFVFGYMMFGGANSMVYTNTIQAIIMFIVALILIGSGWEYFSDGISGIVEKLNTIDPNLTKPTNKTSFLFRDYFEIIITQIVIGVAIVCQPHIITKSLLLKDSSKINTYLASGIIFMIVFFLVVVVGLYARISFPDFMVNGNKLKMDEIIPTYVVTKFSVGVGLIIVVGLISAGLSTLESLIQSLSITITSDIIDPVSKGTLGNKTIMVNKIVIIGLAIVSFVLSWQQIKSPDVSVAIFAQNGVYAYFAAAFVPVLFGTFLKNVSTRSVFIASITAIVVHFGIYYGRLTPYMQEPVNNPGVSAAIGIVSSLIIGFVFYRLDLNKQREYSRLDS